The segment AGTCCAATATCCAGCGCTGCACACCCTATCATGAAGCCGTTGACTTACTTAACACAGCCCGCGCCGCCAGCATCAAGGTGGCCCTTTTTACAAACTCTCCTTTGAACTATGTTCGGAATATTCTAAAGCACTTTCAACTTGCCGTTGACTACATCGTTGCGTATCACGACGTTCGGAATCGCAAGCCGGCAAGCGACGGCGTCGAAAAGATACGACAGCATTTCGGAGTTTCCTGCGAAGAAACGATTTATATCGGCGATAGCGAGCAGGATAGAGAGTGTGCACTCAATGCCCAGGTGAAGTTTTTCGCAACCGGCTGGGGAGAGGCTCCTGATATCGGAACTCACCGATCAAGCGCGGCCGAAATACTTGAGTGCATCGAGACCAGCATCGGTCATAACCAGCCGAAGCAATTTCGCACCAACCTCATTCAGAACGGCCACAGACTCCACCTAGGCTATTATCTAGGCGACATCAAGCAGGAAGTCTGGGCCTTCAAAAATCACGAGAAAAAAGCGGTTGAACGCTGGATCAACAAAGCGCTGGAGGTTTGCGACTCCCTACCACCAATAGACTTCGTCGTAAGGGCCTTCGGCCATGCGGAGCTGGATACCTCTGCCAACACCACCCCATTAGATCTACTCGGCGCCAGGCTGGCCGCCTCGATCGGCGCCGACTACCGCCCTGATTGCCTGCACAAGAGCCGCCCATTTGTTAAGTCAACGATGTGCTCGGCAAAGGAACGTGCCCAACAGGCGCACGGCGCGTATATCGCAACCCCAAGCATTGCGGTGTCGCAAGAGGATAGCGGACCGACCTTCCTGGTTGTCGACGATGTACTAACTTCAGGCGCCACAACCGGCGACATTGTCCGGGCGCTTTCGGAGGCGTATCCCAGGGCGCGGGTATTCATCTTTACACTGGTCAAGACCCTTTACCGGGCCGAATGCGAGCACAACAGTACCGAAGCACAACACAACGCCCAGCTCTTTCAAAACCTTTACAGTTCAACGCAGAAGCTGCCTGAGGCAGCTAGCGTAAGGACTGATGCACCTCGCCACTCAGGCAGAGCACGTCTGGTCAGCAAAAAGTTCAGTGCAAACTACGCAAACACCAACCACAACTTCGTTTTCCACAACCTCAGATCCTACTCCATTGCATCGGAACCTGAGTCGAAGCCAATCCTCGATGTTGTGTATGTCCTCAGGAATATGCTCCAGCGTGGCAAGCCCACTATCGCCTCACGTAGACTGAGGAGTGCGTTTGGGCTCAAGTACTGCCAGAGCGGACTGGAGTTTGCCAGCCAAGCACTTATTTCGCCCAAGCCTCTTGATTGGCGACGGTTGATCAGAGGAGATAGCAGAACCGGAAACTATCCGGCCAAGCGCTTTTTCGACGAGCTGATGAGGAAGTATTTTGGTGAATATCAATTCGTCAAACAGCTTACCCTGCCCGAAGTTAATATTTTCGAAATGACGCAAGTCTACGTCGATCAGTTCCAAAATCGGCAGGTAGATTTTTTCATTCCGCAGGCGGGACTGATCTTCGAAATTGATGGTAAGCAGCATGAAGCGTCAGTGGATGACAAAGGCCGCGATGAGTTCACCCAGACACTTGGCTTGAAAACCATTCGATTCACAACCGAAGAGATTGCCACCGAAAGTCAGAGCTTCATTGGCAAAATGTCCAGCGCTGTCGATCATATGAGAATGATTGACCGGCTTGAACAAGAGGGGATACTGAGCCCTCCCAACGGGCTGACTCTCCGGGACTACCGGCTCGCCTACAACGAGGGTGTCGATATAGGCAGCCCCAGCATTCGATTGACGGCTGCGATCCGCTTTCAACTGCTTGTTCTGGAGCTGATCGAATGTGGCGAAATCCGGCTGGGTGAAGCAAAAAAGCTTGCTTTCCTAAACCGCGACGGTATCGATTTCGCGCATCAAGGCATCGGAGATCTGGCAGAACTGCTGTCGCAGCTACTGACGCTCAGGGGGCTGCCGAAGCTGGAGCTTAAAGTGGATCTGGAGGAGATCGAAAACTCAGTAAGCTTTCCCTCGGACGATGCCCTACTAATAGATTTCAGCATTTTGGAGCGCTTTGATGACTCGTTCCAGGTCAACCCAAATGTCATCTATGCACGTACTCACTACCTCGACTTCTATCGCTGCTTTGCCAACTCCAATGCGCTCTCCATGGAGAATTGCGCGCTTGTTGACTACGACTTCTTCGAGATGTCGTGCTCCGAGCCCATTTGCTATCAACTCGATTTAAGCCCGGGAAGCAGTCAGAGGGAGGCGTTGAAATTCTTCCTCGGAAACCTTTTCCTCCCTCTGCTGGACGATGTGAATTTTCGAGAGGGTCAGCTCGGAATCATCGGCTCCGCATTGTCGAGGAAAGGCACTATCGGTCTGTTACCAACCGGAGCAGGCAAGTCGATCTGTTATCAGCTTTCTGCGGTCCTGCAGCCCGCTATCAGTTTCGTGGTCTGCCCAATCAAGAGCCTGATGTATGACCAGAAGGCTGATCTGGACACCATCGGCTTTATGCGTAGCAATTTCATCACCAGCGATCTGAAGCCTGATCAGAAAATTAGGATCCAGAATGACTTCGGGCGGGGCAAATACTTCCTCGTGTTTATCTCCCCGGAGCGGTTCCAGACGCAGAGCTTCCGAAGTGAGATGACCGCCATCGGTCTTGATCGTGCCTTTGCCTATGCCGTGATCGATGAGGCCCACTGTTTATCCGAGTGGGGACACGACTTCAGAACCTCGTACCTAAATCTGGCCAACACCATCGAGAGGCTCGCTCCCGATGCCAGCTACATCGGCTTGACCGCAACCGCTTCCGTCAATGTTCTCAAGGACATTCAGTCGGAATTCAACATCCCTGATGAAAATGTGCGCACACCTCTTGATTACACCAGGGAAGAGCTGTCATTTCATGTGATTGATGACCGGGGCCACAAGACTGACGCACTGATCCAACTGGTGGACGAGATGGAGGCCAAGTGGAACGGATCTGCCTCGGCAGAGCAAGGATCGAAGGCTGGTATCATCTTTACTTCGACCGTCAACGGGCAAAAGGGCTGTTACAAGCTGGCAGGAAAGCTCTCCTCCACATTGGGCATGGATGTCCGCTTTTTTTCAGGCTCAGCGCCGTCAAGCGGAAGCATGGGGGGCGACGCATTCGATGCCTACAAGCGAGAGGTGCAAAACGACTTCAAGGCCAGCAAATACCGCCTGCTGACCGCCACCAAAGCCTTTGGCATGGGGGTCAACAAAGGGAACATTGCTTATACCGTTCACTATGGCATTCCCGGATCCATGGAAGCCCTCTACCAGGAGGCCGGTCGGGCGGGTCGGGACAAACGATTGTTTACAGACGCCCCTGCCGACTGCTACGTACTTCTGACAAAGGAACGAAATATCGGCCTGTTGGACAAGGTCTGGGATGCTGCAACCTCGGTGGCCGAGCTCAAGGAGTCCGTCAAAGGTTTGAGCCGCGAAAGCGATGTAAACACCAACCTTTATCTGATGACGCAAAACCTCGACACTATAAATGATGAGTTCAAGCTGCTGACCGCAATCTATCAGTATTTCTTGCAGAACAGCGATGTCCAGACCATCTCAGCAAGCGCCTCCCAGTTTGGTACTGACAAATTCAAATTTGAAAAGGCGGTTTATCGACTCTTCCAGCTCGGCATCGTTTTAGACTGGCTCGTTGAAGATTTCTTCAAGGGCCGGCTGACGATCGAGTTCAGTTGCCCCGATGAAGAGCAACTGCAGAAGAATCTTGAGATTAAGCTCAGAAAATACGATACCAGCTTCAAGCTGAGCGACATCTTCCAAAGCAGCAATCAGTACCACAGGATCCTGTGCGAGCGCTTGGACAAGGGGACGATCGACAAAAACCAGTTCATCTTTCTTGTTCTACTCCTCTGGTCATACGATCATTTTGCGTATAACCGCCGCCAGTCACTAAAAACAGTGTATGAGCAATGCAGCGATCTGGCGGCCGGCAAGATCAGTGAGGAGGACTTCAAGAACCGCCTGGAAGGCTATTTCAAGTTCAACGAGTCCAGCCATCTGATGGCTCACCTTGCGGAAAATCCTGATGACATCTCTGTCTGGCTATCTATCTTTTTTGAGGAAGATAGCGCATCCGACTCGAAGGAAATCATCAGCACAGCGAAGCTCTCCACTCTGAAAGAGCAACTCTCGCGCTTTCTGGAGTCCTACAAGGACAATATCTGCCTGAATTACTTAAGCGGCATACTCCGTCTGACGACCGATGAATTCGATGACGCTGATGGAGAGCGGCGCATGGCCTCGTCCCTGGAGCGTCTCAAACAGCAGTGCAGTGAACAGGTCGAAGCGTTGATCCGGGATACCTTGAAGCTCAAACCGCTGTTCTCGGTTGATGCCCAGTGCCGTTTCGCAAGGTTGATTAATGAAAAATTCCCCGAATCGCCTTTCCTTGAAATAATAAATGCCGAATTCGAGGATCCCTATTCCTACCATCAGCTTTTGACTCCCCTGCTTACGAGGCTCGCCAAGCTCACGACTATTTATAAAGGAATCGAGTGGTGAACGACTTACAAAAACTGAACAAAGTCATAGGTTCGCTTGAGGAGCAAGCCTCCCAAGTAACGGAGTTCAATGGAATTCTGCGAGCGATAAACGATGCGCGCTCGGAGATTAATGCGAGCAATGGCGCCCTAGCATCACTGTCCAATGAACAGAAGCAACTCATCAAGGACTGTTACGGCAAGTTTGATGACTTTGACAAACGCTTTTCCGATCTCGAAAAGAAGCTGACTCACTTGGAAGAAGGCCAGGATAGAGTGCTGCGAATCATCGGCGAGCTGAAGATCCTCTCCCCTGACCAGTTCGAGCATGGGCGAGACAAAATCCTGTTGAAGCTTACCGAGCTCAATTTCCTGACCCCGGTCCAGTACGACGAAGGACGTCAAGCTGCTAATGAAGAGTTGAACTATACGATTAGTGAACTGGCGCAGAAGATCGAACAGGCCAATCGCGCTCATCAGGCGTCACTCAAGTCGCTAAAGGCAATGACTGTCTTGGGTATACTTGCGTTGGCGGGAGGTATCACATTTCTCGCGTATGTCTTACTGCACTAGCGAGAGGACGTTGGTTATTATGTCATGGAGTCGCCTGTCACTGAGGCCGACATTCTGCAGATGGCTCAACAGCTGGCGATGAGTCGTCTGTCTAAAGGCCGGGCACTGACTGAGTCCAAGAATGTTGGCGCCGACGCGGAATTGACGCAGTGCCGAGATGTCAGTGACCCAGTCTGATACTTCGCGAGCTATTACCTTTGCCGGATTTGTGCGGTTTTGGAGATGGGTCAGTCTTGCATCAGCACGTGGGTCAATTCGGCACGAGCGCCAACAGTCATGCGAAAGAAGTGGTGGAAGCATGGCGAACAAAAATCCTTAGTACGGGCGGTCCGGCGAGGCGAAGATTGCCAATGATTTACGCATTGTGCCTCTCTCCCTATTTCTCGATGTAGTTATCTCGCCAGCCGTCTGAAACGGTAACTTGTATCACTGACTTAGGTATCGACTTCAAAACCTTCCCAAGATTGAGGAAGCTCAAGCCGTAAGCCACTGACAAACGGTCGAAATCATTTCTCACAAGCCCTGGGGCATCAAGTCGCTTGGGTAGCTCCAACGGCCTGACTTTCACTCTCATCCACTCGTACAGGCTGGGATGGTTGTTCAACGTTTCTTTCAATCGACCGTAAAACGGCATACGGCTCCCTCCCCCGCACAGATATACAGGAATATCTGTTAGCTGCTCCCGCGTCAGGTAGCCTCGTGAGGTCTTCCAATATGTTTCGTGCCCCACTTGCTTAAACACCTTCCCGTAAAACTGTCGGTCTGAATGTTGGCGAGGATCTAAAAATTGGACCTTGGCCGCTGAGAAATAGGCTTCAAGCTGTTGTGGCATTCCTTCCTCGCCATCTGTCACCTTTCTTGCAGCTGAAATCGCCTCCAGAAGATCTTCCCGATTGGATGTTCGCTCTTCAATAGCACGAGCCCACCAGTCCAGACGATTTCGATGCAGGTTGACAGCGCCAAGGGGCTCAACAGTCGCGGTATAAAACTCAAAGTCCCATTTACCGCGGCCTCGCTTGACGTGAAAAAGAGAAGCATCAATGGTCCCCGCGCCTATATCCACCATCATGAAGTTGTTAGCGGCATTATTATCAAACCGTTCCGAAGCGACATAGCCGTAGATCTGCGCTGCGATTTCTGGGACGACGGAAAGCTCCACATCCTCCTGATCGGACGGGAGCTCTCCCGCATCAAGCGCCTCAGCACGGTGTAATGCAGCGATAACCCCAATGTCATCAATTTTTTCTTCTGAGCTTCCAGCCAAAATCCAGGCCGCCGCACCCAGTAACCTAAACCCCTTCGTTTGTTCAGGATCCAAGTGGTTGGCCGTAGGGAATCCCAATGCCATTCGCCAGACAATATTACTCGAGCGGTAAACTACTTCCTTTTCGCTAAACAGCCAGGCACGCGCTCTTCGGATAATTAGAGCGAGAAACGCTACGACTCGCTGCTGGTACTTAACAACTGTAGGGTGGGCAAGGAAAGCCAACTTGATATCAGCCATTGCTCTACCCCCATCTTCAAGCGAAAACACTCCTCCCTCTTTGTAAAGCCGGCACGGCAGCAAAAAACTCGGTAATCCAGTAGCATTGCGAAATGGCACAGCAAATGCTTTTTCCAAAGCACTGTCACCGATAACGACCTTCACACTGGAGCTACCAAAATCCAGTCCGAGGACCAACGCCCGATCCTCCTGAGCAGTAATTCCCTCCTTCGGTATCGGCTGAACCTGTTGCCCCGTTAGTTCGAGTTTCAGTAACTCCAGTGTTTTCATTCCATCAGAGTGCCCCCAGCACGGTGCAGAGTCAGCACCAAGTGACATTTCATATCGATTATCAGGGCTGGTACTGGCATCTCTAGTCTCACGAGGATTGACGCCTTGGCGGTAAACGCTCAAGTCAATACTCAGTTGCTGAGCTGCTGCATTGGGTTGCTTTGACGACAGAGGCGGCCGCGCCTTCTCTACCTTTTTCTTTTTACTTGCGGCTCCTTGTCGGGACGCCGGTGTCTGTTCTGTTATTACTTCGGCCGGTGCCTGGCCCCGCTCGGGTTTGCATTCTGCGTGCTGATGGCGCCCAGCATGCCCGGGCTTATGCCCCGTCGATTGGATAGTTAAAGGTCGAACAGGCAGCTCCTGCCCTATCTTGGCGAAGGCTTCTTTAAGCTTTTCTTCTAACGTCACGCGCATATGTCAGTCCCTTGAGATCAAAGCAGCCGAATTACACCACCTGTTACGAAGTTTTTGTCTGAGCTTCCACCGCTCTTCAGTTCAAGCTCAGCAATGCGCTCTTGAAATCTGTTACGCAATTTTTTCAGCTTCCCCTCGGCTGCTGGAATCATGCGCATGCGTCGCTCCTCACCAGAAGAGCGGTGCGACTGGATTGTCGTTATGAGTCGCTCTACTTGCTTGTCCAAATGTGATTGGAGAGCCTTTTTCATCATCTTTAGCCGATCACGATCCTCCCGGCCTTGGGCGCTTTGAAATTCATCAAAACGTTCATCCAACTGATCACGACAAGCATCGAAATAAGCGGCTGCAGCTTCGGTGTCTAACTCGTTGGCAACACTCAACCACTGGCTCCCACAAAGTGCTGCGGTATTAACAA is part of the Pseudomonas sp. ML2-2023-3 genome and harbors:
- a CDS encoding RecQ family ATP-dependent DNA helicase, whose product is MIKCIIVDLDGTLVDTSAVAELRAQKRWREVESNIQRCTPYHEAVDLLNTARAASIKVALFTNSPLNYVRNILKHFQLAVDYIVAYHDVRNRKPASDGVEKIRQHFGVSCEETIYIGDSEQDRECALNAQVKFFATGWGEAPDIGTHRSSAAEILECIETSIGHNQPKQFRTNLIQNGHRLHLGYYLGDIKQEVWAFKNHEKKAVERWINKALEVCDSLPPIDFVVRAFGHAELDTSANTTPLDLLGARLAASIGADYRPDCLHKSRPFVKSTMCSAKERAQQAHGAYIATPSIAVSQEDSGPTFLVVDDVLTSGATTGDIVRALSEAYPRARVFIFTLVKTLYRAECEHNSTEAQHNAQLFQNLYSSTQKLPEAASVRTDAPRHSGRARLVSKKFSANYANTNHNFVFHNLRSYSIASEPESKPILDVVYVLRNMLQRGKPTIASRRLRSAFGLKYCQSGLEFASQALISPKPLDWRRLIRGDSRTGNYPAKRFFDELMRKYFGEYQFVKQLTLPEVNIFEMTQVYVDQFQNRQVDFFIPQAGLIFEIDGKQHEASVDDKGRDEFTQTLGLKTIRFTTEEIATESQSFIGKMSSAVDHMRMIDRLEQEGILSPPNGLTLRDYRLAYNEGVDIGSPSIRLTAAIRFQLLVLELIECGEIRLGEAKKLAFLNRDGIDFAHQGIGDLAELLSQLLTLRGLPKLELKVDLEEIENSVSFPSDDALLIDFSILERFDDSFQVNPNVIYARTHYLDFYRCFANSNALSMENCALVDYDFFEMSCSEPICYQLDLSPGSSQREALKFFLGNLFLPLLDDVNFREGQLGIIGSALSRKGTIGLLPTGAGKSICYQLSAVLQPAISFVVCPIKSLMYDQKADLDTIGFMRSNFITSDLKPDQKIRIQNDFGRGKYFLVFISPERFQTQSFRSEMTAIGLDRAFAYAVIDEAHCLSEWGHDFRTSYLNLANTIERLAPDASYIGLTATASVNVLKDIQSEFNIPDENVRTPLDYTREELSFHVIDDRGHKTDALIQLVDEMEAKWNGSASAEQGSKAGIIFTSTVNGQKGCYKLAGKLSSTLGMDVRFFSGSAPSSGSMGGDAFDAYKREVQNDFKASKYRLLTATKAFGMGVNKGNIAYTVHYGIPGSMEALYQEAGRAGRDKRLFTDAPADCYVLLTKERNIGLLDKVWDAATSVAELKESVKGLSRESDVNTNLYLMTQNLDTINDEFKLLTAIYQYFLQNSDVQTISASASQFGTDKFKFEKAVYRLFQLGIVLDWLVEDFFKGRLTIEFSCPDEEQLQKNLEIKLRKYDTSFKLSDIFQSSNQYHRILCERLDKGTIDKNQFIFLVLLLWSYDHFAYNRRQSLKTVYEQCSDLAAGKISEEDFKNRLEGYFKFNESSHLMAHLAENPDDISVWLSIFFEEDSASDSKEIISTAKLSTLKEQLSRFLESYKDNICLNYLSGILRLTTDEFDDADGERRMASSLERLKQQCSEQVEALIRDTLKLKPLFSVDAQCRFARLINEKFPESPFLEIINAEFEDPYSYHQLLTPLLTRLAKLTTIYKGIEW